From Xylocopilactobacillus apis, a single genomic window includes:
- the asnA gene encoding aspartate--ammonia ligase — MHLIIPDSYESKLSVRETEEAIRYIRETFQNEFGKEMNLSRLSAPMFVEKKTGLNDNLNGIEKPVSFTMADMGDEQIEIVHSLAKWKRVALKRYGFGLHEGLYTNMNAIRKDEDLDNYHSAYVDQWDWEKVISKDERNLDTLQSTVKEIFKVIKHMEHEVWYKYPQSVHHLPDEIHFITTQELEDRYPDLSPDERENEIAKELGAVFVMKIGGALKSGERHDGRAPDYDDWDLNGDIIFWYEPLNRKLEVSSMGIRVDAESLKRQLKIAGAEDRLNLPYHQIVLNEEVPFTIGGGIGQSRLCMLLLGKAHVGEVQASIWPDEMIDKCESNGIHLL; from the coding sequence ATGCATTTAATTATTCCAGATTCATATGAATCAAAATTATCAGTTCGTGAAACAGAAGAAGCAATTCGCTATATACGAGAAACTTTTCAAAATGAATTTGGTAAAGAAATGAATTTATCTCGTCTTTCGGCGCCAATGTTTGTCGAAAAGAAAACAGGCCTTAATGACAACTTAAACGGCATTGAGAAACCTGTTTCTTTCACGATGGCTGATATGGGTGATGAACAGATCGAAATTGTTCATTCTTTGGCAAAATGGAAACGAGTAGCTTTAAAGCGTTACGGCTTTGGGCTGCATGAAGGGTTGTATACGAATATGAATGCGATTCGTAAAGACGAGGACCTTGATAATTATCATTCAGCATATGTTGATCAATGGGATTGGGAAAAAGTGATCTCAAAAGATGAACGTAATTTAGATACCTTGCAATCGACGGTAAAAGAAATTTTTAAAGTAATTAAGCATATGGAACATGAAGTTTGGTATAAGTATCCCCAGTCCGTTCATCATCTGCCGGATGAAATCCATTTTATTACAACGCAGGAATTAGAAGACCGCTATCCAGATCTTAGCCCGGATGAAAGAGAAAACGAAATTGCTAAAGAACTTGGCGCAGTTTTTGTAATGAAAATTGGCGGTGCTTTAAAGAGTGGTGAACGGCATGATGGTCGAGCACCTGATTATGATGATTGGGACTTAAATGGAGATATTATCTTCTGGTATGAACCGCTCAACCGTAAGCTTGAAGTTTCAAGTATGGGAATTCGCGTTGATGCCGAGTCTTTAAAACGCCAGCTAAAAATTGCTGGGGCTGAAGATCGATTGAATTTACCATATCATCAAATAGTCTTGAATGAAGAAGTGCCATTTACGATTGGTGGTGGGATCGGTCAATCAAGACTATGTATGCTTCTTTTAGGTAAAGCTCACGTTGGAGAAGTTCAAGCTTCAATTTGGCCGGATGAAATGATTGATAAGTGTGAAAGTAACGGCATCCATTTACTGTAA
- the relB gene encoding type II toxin-antitoxin system RelB family antitoxin, which produces MTTVSLIINDEDMKLIKKFVKVHNLTFSDFAREAMFEKIEDEYDLKELRQAMLEDEGEHLSHAEVMKEFGL; this is translated from the coding sequence ATGACAACAGTGAGCTTGATAATTAACGACGAAGATATGAAGTTGATAAAGAAATTTGTTAAAGTTCATAATCTAACTTTTTCCGATTTTGCACGTGAAGCAATGTTCGAAAAAATTGAAGACGAATATGATTTAAAAGAATTGAGACAGGCGATGTTAGAAGATGAAGGAGAACATCTTAGTCACGCTGAAGTCATGAAGGAATTTGGCCTTTGA
- a CDS encoding BspA family leucine-rich repeat surface protein: MKNIKKIVIFILLTLCSITVVLAATRKQDSKAADFTPDILLKTKDEQKDKNNQLFFDPFKQETGLPKNQNYGITPRIGAQLVQYGSFRLTGDSRQDVNGKNSVHLEWAAVPDLLDGYVVERTLNSSATVWDNPPVNYGKHVTILNIYPNNSNYLKSWMDQIDPNTGQPVSMGLISVDAVSLTEFNKNPDYYLKKGTSSYQYDGIYFGSEDVNGGYTPGEHDLTASSQPVVAAFGATGRSVIFGHDTIMGEGHPYFNTFAGSLGIILKNAIPAGYTTDGVVNNIGSNKVKFTMTGTLNQFPYKLDPNAIYNIQPAHTVGQFYIYNSGGKRWMQFAPPISQNGMGDQIYSDYNHLYNNGTLVGDNNSYLVTKNNYAQIQTGHTTGSCSPDEAKIIANMIYYTTTLTMNSPGDDYTVKDVTAPTTPVVAGNSSTGDQVSLTLNAQDNPTDYFYRVKARTASSTQYSDVIKSSVLSGFKGYVYQMDSNPTGSPVINRDPNTGNITNINLNPVSSTNNQGTITLNRSAAVGKYLHIVAVDKENNVSAVKTVNLSDYFWWNVDSNNVLTIYPHELNFDVDHVSYVDVDGKVVSDWPWYQKDSQIVKTVISPGVTAKNSLFGLFSRMSAMTSIEGLTQLDTSQVTNMGSMFSQCSSLPAVDVTHFNTSKVTDMSSMFSYCSQLPNLDVTHFDTSKVETMSAMFKECNNLTNLDVTNFDTSKVTNMAAMFTSCKKLTSLDVTHFNTTQVTDMSLMFFECSLLPTINLSSFVTSNVLDMHSMFGFSTALTSLDLKNFDTSKVTSMSGMFYYCRSLTDLKMDPVKFDTSQVTAMDNMFNRCTVLPVIDVSFFKTGNVTNMNGMFGSCAEITRLNVSNFDTEKVANFNSMFSGCSKLTSLDLTKFNTKRVYSSYRKGMLTNTPKLWKLTFGPNFILEDYVSTDMLSNPSVGAAINDVDNPTPVYYVTNPQWREVGAGSPHEPKGAEATVTKMMNESSIRTDTRTYVWDQVGTQTLAATPGSIDLGTHAGYLKNQEYVSTAQNIRKTDNRNSNISKQWHIEAAVTKPFTLTTDSTKVIRGNPLYYHDTTAGTTTHLTPTGQTIYSGTRSNNQPDTKNYPWTLSFKASPSDIPKAGRYSATVTFSLVNDTP, from the coding sequence TTGAAAAATATTAAAAAAATTGTAATTTTTATATTATTAACACTTTGTTCGATAACAGTTGTGTTAGCAGCGACTCGAAAACAGGACAGTAAAGCTGCTGATTTTACTCCAGATATTTTATTGAAAACCAAGGACGAACAAAAAGATAAAAATAATCAATTATTTTTTGATCCTTTCAAACAGGAAACAGGTCTCCCGAAAAATCAAAATTATGGGATAACTCCCCGTATCGGAGCTCAATTAGTTCAGTATGGATCGTTTAGATTAACTGGAGACAGCCGTCAAGATGTGAATGGGAAAAATTCCGTCCATCTAGAGTGGGCAGCAGTTCCTGACCTTTTAGATGGTTATGTAGTAGAACGAACTTTAAATTCATCGGCAACCGTTTGGGATAATCCGCCAGTCAATTATGGTAAACACGTCACAATTTTGAATATTTATCCTAACAACAGTAATTATTTAAAGTCTTGGATGGATCAAATTGACCCGAATACGGGTCAACCTGTTTCGATGGGCCTAATTTCAGTTGATGCAGTTTCTTTGACAGAATTTAACAAAAATCCTGATTATTATCTTAAAAAAGGAACATCCAGCTATCAGTATGATGGAATTTATTTTGGATCCGAAGACGTTAATGGTGGATATACACCCGGAGAGCATGATTTAACGGCATCATCTCAACCCGTTGTTGCGGCTTTTGGTGCGACTGGACGTTCAGTAATTTTTGGACATGATACAATCATGGGTGAAGGACATCCTTACTTTAATACGTTTGCTGGCAGTTTGGGGATTATTTTAAAGAATGCAATTCCAGCCGGTTACACTACTGACGGAGTGGTCAATAACATTGGTTCTAATAAAGTTAAGTTCACAATGACGGGTACTTTAAATCAATTTCCGTATAAACTTGACCCTAATGCAATTTATAATATACAGCCAGCTCATACTGTTGGGCAATTTTATATTTATAATAGCGGTGGTAAACGTTGGATGCAATTTGCCCCGCCAATAAGCCAAAACGGGATGGGGGATCAAATATATAGTGATTATAATCACTTATACAATAACGGAACTTTAGTTGGCGACAATAATTCGTACTTAGTTACGAAAAATAACTATGCTCAAATTCAGACCGGGCATACGACTGGTTCTTGTTCGCCGGATGAAGCAAAAATTATTGCTAATATGATTTATTATACGACTACTTTAACAATGAACTCTCCTGGTGACGATTACACGGTTAAGGATGTTACTGCTCCAACAACACCAGTTGTGGCTGGTAATAGTTCTACTGGAGATCAAGTGAGTTTAACTTTGAATGCTCAGGACAATCCAACTGATTACTTTTATCGTGTTAAGGCTAGAACGGCTTCTTCTACCCAATATTCTGATGTAATTAAATCATCAGTTTTGAGCGGGTTCAAAGGATATGTTTATCAAATGGATAGTAATCCTACAGGCTCTCCAGTTATAAATCGAGATCCTAACACGGGAAATATTACAAATATTAATCTTAACCCTGTATCATCTACTAATAATCAGGGGACAATTACACTTAACCGAAGTGCTGCGGTAGGAAAATATTTACACATTGTAGCTGTGGACAAGGAAAATAACGTCTCTGCGGTCAAAACTGTAAATCTTTCTGATTACTTTTGGTGGAATGTTGACAGTAACAATGTATTGACAATCTATCCACATGAACTGAACTTTGATGTAGATCATGTTAGTTACGTTGACGTCGATGGAAAAGTTGTATCTGATTGGCCTTGGTATCAAAAGGACAGTCAGATCGTCAAAACAGTTATTTCTCCTGGGGTAACAGCCAAGAATTCACTTTTTGGACTTTTCAGCAGAATGAGTGCAATGACCTCAATTGAAGGACTAACTCAGCTTGATACCAGTCAAGTAACCAACATGGGTTCAATGTTTTCACAATGTTCATCATTGCCGGCAGTAGACGTAACTCACTTTAATACCAGCAAAGTGACAGATATGTCAAGTATGTTTTCCTACTGCAGCCAGCTGCCTAATTTAGATGTGACTCACTTTGACACCAGTAAAGTAGAAACCATGTCAGCAATGTTTAAGGAATGCAATAACTTAACAAATCTAGATGTGACTAACTTTGATACTAGCAAAGTAACTAATATGGCAGCAATGTTTACGAGCTGTAAGAAGCTGACCAGTTTAGATGTGACCCACTTCAATACAACTCAGGTAACAGATATGAGTTTAATGTTCTTTGAATGCAGTCTGCTTCCAACAATAAATTTGAGCAGTTTCGTTACCAGCAATGTGTTAGATATGCATTCGATGTTTGGGTTTAGTACAGCTTTAACGTCACTAGATCTAAAGAATTTCGATACAAGTAAGGTCACCAGTATGTCAGGGATGTTTTACTACTGCCGGTCATTAACAGATCTCAAGATGGATCCAGTGAAGTTTGATACAAGTCAGGTAACGGCAATGGATAATATGTTCAATCGCTGTACTGTACTGCCAGTTATTGATGTCAGTTTCTTTAAGACAGGTAATGTAACGAATATGAATGGGATGTTTGGGTCCTGTGCTGAGATCACAAGGTTAAACGTAAGCAATTTTGACACCGAAAAAGTTGCGAACTTTAATTCAATGTTCAGTGGGTGCAGCAAGTTAACGAGTTTGGACTTAACGAAATTCAACACGAAGCGGGTGTACAGCAGCTACCGCAAGGGGATGTTAACGAATACGCCGAAGCTGTGGAAGCTCACATTTGGCCCAAACTTTATTCTTGAAGATTATGTCAGCACGGATATGTTATCAAACCCGTCTGTTGGTGCTGCGATCAATGATGTTGATAATCCGACCCCAGTATATTATGTAACTAATCCGCAGTGGCGGGAGGTTGGAGCAGGTTCACCGCACGAACCAAAAGGAGCGGAAGCAACAGTAACTAAAATGATGAATGAATCGTCAATAAGAACTGATACGAGAACCTACGTGTGGGATCAGGTAGGAACTCAGACTTTAGCAGCGACTCCTGGGAGCATAGATCTCGGGACACATGCGGGGTATTTGAAGAATCAGGAGTATGTGAGTACGGCCCAGAATATAAGGAAAACCGACAACCGCAACAGCAATATTTCAAAGCAGTGGCATATTGAAGCAGCAGTAACGAAGCCGTTCACGTTAACGACAGACTCAACGAAGGTGATTAGGGGGAATCCGTTATATTATCACGATACAACAGCAGGGACAACGACACATTTAACACCAACAGGGCAGACCATTTACAGCGGGACCAGAAGCAATAATCAGCCGGACACGAAAAACTATCCATGGACGTTAAGCTTTAAGGCGAGTCCTAGTGATATCCCCAAGGCTGGGAGATATAGTGCAACCGTAACATTTTCTTTGGTGAATGACACGCCTTAA
- a CDS encoding carbohydrate ABC transporter permease, whose product MINQKTGWKQTLHALIYLAPMMILLSIFFLYPIISTFLLSAFKKYNFYTNVGDGVGFTNFIYLWRDPLFHKAVLNTFVFVLGVVPASIIISLGISMLLNRFKKVRGFFQTLYFLPYVTSTVAIAMVWVWIYHSDYGVLNFILGLFHIKPIGWLTNPHYTMLTLIIFSIWKNLGLNIILFLVALNSVPKQYYLSASLDGANSWQQFTNITLPLISPTTFLVTINAMIASFKVFDQIYVFYHNTAGPNNSGITIVYYLYQKFYVENNYTVASAAGVVLFVIIIIATLLQNYVSKHYVHY is encoded by the coding sequence ATGATTAATCAGAAAACTGGCTGGAAACAGACGCTTCATGCACTGATTTATTTAGCACCAATGATGATTTTGCTATCTATTTTCTTTTTATATCCAATCATTTCAACTTTCTTACTGAGTGCCTTTAAAAAATATAACTTTTACACCAATGTTGGAGATGGCGTTGGATTTACGAATTTTATTTATCTTTGGCGCGATCCGCTTTTTCATAAGGCCGTTTTAAATACTTTTGTCTTTGTACTTGGAGTGGTCCCAGCATCGATTATTATTTCGCTGGGCATTTCAATGCTTCTCAATCGTTTTAAAAAAGTGCGGGGATTTTTCCAGACTTTATATTTCCTTCCTTACGTCACGAGTACCGTCGCAATCGCAATGGTTTGGGTCTGGATTTATCACAGTGATTACGGAGTTTTGAACTTCATTTTAGGCCTTTTCCATATTAAACCGATCGGTTGGCTGACTAATCCGCACTATACGATGCTAACCTTAATTATCTTTAGCATCTGGAAAAATTTAGGCCTTAACATTATTCTCTTTCTAGTAGCTCTTAATAGTGTGCCAAAACAATATTATTTGAGCGCTAGTCTGGATGGAGCCAATTCCTGGCAGCAGTTTACTAATATTACACTGCCGTTAATTTCGCCGACAACTTTCTTGGTAACAATTAATGCGATGATTGCCAGCTTCAAGGTTTTTGATCAGATTTATGTTTTTTATCATAATACTGCAGGACCCAATAATTCAGGCATCACGATTGTGTATTATTTATATCAAAAATTTTACGTGGAAAATAATTATACAGTTGCATCAGCAGCGGGAGTGGTCCTATTTGTGATTATCATTATTGCGACGCTATTGCAAAATTATGTTTCTAAGCATTATGTGCACTATTAG
- a CDS encoding MerR family transcriptional regulator: MQKEKTTYSISEAAQMLNVSPSTLRYYDQEGIIPDLHKNKSGIRKFTSQNIETLNLIGCLKCAGMSIKDIKVFMEWCNLGDSTLTKRLEMFQNLKNKTLAQMQELQNTLDTIEYKCDYYTQAVQDGTEKNVHHEHLNQNKKR, from the coding sequence ATGCAAAAAGAAAAAACTACATATTCAATTAGTGAAGCAGCCCAAATGCTTAATGTATCTCCATCAACTTTACGTTATTACGATCAAGAGGGAATTATTCCTGACCTTCATAAAAATAAGTCTGGCATCCGGAAATTTACTTCTCAAAACATTGAAACACTTAATCTAATTGGCTGTCTAAAGTGTGCGGGGATGTCTATTAAAGACATCAAAGTTTTTATGGAGTGGTGCAATCTAGGTGATTCTACTTTAACTAAACGACTTGAGATGTTTCAAAATCTAAAAAATAAAACTTTAGCTCAAATGCAAGAATTGCAGAACACCCTAGATACAATTGAGTATAAATGTGACTATTATACTCAGGCAGTTCAAGATGGAACTGAAAAAAATGTTCATCACGAACATTTAAATCAAAATAAAAAACGCTAA